CTTTTAATGTTTTTGCTTTTTTCATTTTATACTCCTTTTTAAACAATAAATTTTGCTAATTTACTTGCAAATTCTTTAATTGTTTTTTTATCATTATCGATTTGTAATTGTAATTTATGTATTGTTTTTTCTAATTCAATAACGTATTCTTTTGATGCTTTTTTTGCTTTATTTTCTAATGAGCTTTTTGCTAAGTATGCATTATTTTCTCTAATTTTTTCTTTGGATGAGCGATAATATGTATTTATTAAAACTTGGTCGGATACGTGTCCTGTTTTAAGCATTATATTAAATGTACTTTCACCATTATTCAATCATTTAGTAATTCAATAAGTTCTAAAACTATGCGAAGTAATTTTTTCATTTAGACTTATATTTAAGAATTTATTTACTCTTTTAGATGCTTCATTTATTCAGTTAGAATATTTTTTATAAGTTAAGTTAAAAGTATTCTTTTTGCTTCATTTTATGTATTCATTTTGAATATGTTTAGGTATTATAAATTGACGTTCTTTATTATTTTTTGATGCTTCTTCAAAAACTTCATA
This DNA window, taken from Mycoplasmopsis cynos, encodes the following:
- a CDS encoding tyrosine-type recombinase/integrase, which gives rise to MTLLEFLDIYLEQKSKTWKKTTKTIHTVILKKIITKNFKNSEEVFEVINNSETKKTTKINHLSVIKSFLSAYNKRMNKYVYEIEPLKIKGQTTPLKEPLSDKQMILLREEAKKSNDFEIYLMTEFLYENLPRFNEAIKILKENKFKFNELWGYYEVFEEASKNNKERQFIIPKHIQNEYIKWSKKNTFNLTYKKYSNWINEASKRVNKFLNISLNEKITSHSFRTYWITKWLNNGESTFNIMLKTGHVSDQVLINTYYRSSKEKIRENNAYLAKSSLENKAKKASKEYVIELEKTIHKLQLQIDNDKKTIKEFASKLAKFIV